The nucleotide window TCTAAACATCTGGGCAGTTTTATCCAGTCGTGGAATGATAGAGCCTGTGTTTTTTGATGATACAATTCTCAACACCATTTGGATATGTTAAGGAATGATTTTTTATCCAAACTGCTTGCGACTGAGTTGCCTGTAGATATTCAACGGTTTATGTAAGATGGTGCAACCTCTCACACCGCTAATGTTgtgtggattttttaaattcagtttttggtaATTGCGTAATTTCAGATCACTAATAACTACATTTTTCTTAATAGCAAGtgataaatgaaaactttttcacCTAAGTTTgagcataaaaatttttatgtactaaaattagtttttaattcataCAAATCACTTATAATCTACAAGGAAAGATGTTCACTTCTCCATTGTGTATTATCGCATTGTTACACTTTTCCATTAACCTTAccaattttcatatttactttaaaaaatgatgatcactatttctaattttaaatttgaattatgctTTGGGTCTGTAATAATATCTGATGCAGTGCATGTGTTGCTTGCCTGGTTGTCATGTATTGAACATGTCATGGAGTAAAAGAACTTTCCATGAACACTGTATTTGGTATATAAgttgtaatcatattaaatttaaaaataaatatgtagaacAAAATTCATGTGTCAAATAATTGTGCGCCACTCTGCTTTATCTGTTGTAATTCACTTCTACTTTCCACTGTATGTAAAAATTAGTACATCTTATTAGAATCTCATTTCAGTAGTTACAATTTGATTTGAATTCTATgtataatatgtttgtttatttatttatttttttgtttcggtTTTGCAGTTACTTCAGCACtagaaatttcagttttcacttacttttttacatattctaatattattttacttactgcAGTAATTTGACATTATTTGTGATTAGAGCTGTTTCTTCTTGTCCAAACTCTTATCATCTgaatgttctttaaaatcattctCACCATTAGAGCAAACatcttttttctgttgaaaagaATTATCTGTATCATTTAAACAGATAACCTTTATGGCAGAGTGGTACCATATACGTTTCATTCAGAATGATCGTTAAgcttgtcatttttttatacaatacaaaattcatttttcttcaaaaaaatccaTTGGGTAGTTAGCTGTAATTGAACATCTCTGTAGTTACtggagtttaataaataaaactttgtatatttctaaaaatgCTTTCTTCCAGCATTCTGATTGATAGTATTGGAAAAAATCTACTTGCTAAGGTATAGTATTGCCTAGTGCACCAGAttgaaggtataaaaaaaaactgcacaaGTTTCAATCCTTTGTtatagaaattattgttttatttcagtgaATAAAAGCAAATGACTACAAGGGCTTTTAAATGTTAGTTTATAACTGTTTAGttactagtatttttaaaatataaaatttggaaacaatttttctgagtgatataattatattttagctaTGTGGGGTTTCCATGATCGCCTGCTTACATTAAGGAAAGCACTACATGCATTTCTTAGTTCATCTCCTAGAAGAGAAGCACTTTGGAGAAGATGGCGTAGACAACAAAGCTTGTTAAATGCCCAAGCTGGTCTAGTCTACACTGAAGTTGAGTGGAGGCAAGAATGGAATGCTATTGTTAATATGGCCTCTACTGAACCACGACTGAGAAGATTAAGTGTTGCAAGGTATCTAGTTTACTATTTACTTAGATCTAAtgctgtaactgaaaaaaaaagttgtattttaaaaagatataattttttttctgaataataagTGACAAGTGAAAACTTTTTCACCTAAgtttgaatacaaaaatttttatttattaaaattagtttttcattcttACAAATCACACTTATATTCTACAAAGAAAGATTTTGCTTCTGcagtttgtattaaaataaacattgttgCACTTCATTAACCTGAACTAATTTTTACGTTTACTCTAAAAAATGATCATCatgatttttaatcttaaatttgaattacgggtctgtaaataaaataacagtccATAATAGCACTGTATTCCCTTGGTTCGTCCATTAGCTTTTCTTTTTGCTAGAACTTTTTCACCAAGagtttgtatttcaaaaaattaaattaaatttttaaaagtttcaaggAAGAGAGAAACTCTTAAAGTAGTACATACACTTCAAAACAGCTACTTACTATTTCAGAAGGTAGCCCACAAATGTTTATGGCTATGGAAGCAGGATTGGGCTAAGTTTGTgattctgtaataatattattttaatatagttaaatttttaaccttataattctaacttttttctttcttaataaatcCTTCTTTTTGATAGTAGCTaatacttgtttgtttttttttcattatgaaaagaatttatcaaacttaatatttatattttgtatttagtgaCCACAGTGGGGATGTTTCTGGTGGAGATATATATGAGAGCTTAGAAGAGATCCATGTTCTAGCGTTGGCACATGTACTTGGAAGACCTATTATAGTTATAGCCGATACAGTTCTAaaggtatataataatattttattgcaataataacaatgtacaacagtaaaatataaaggctatttcaaaatttacttttgattggttattcaaaacaaacaaattattatagcAATAGATTCTTGCATCACCATTTTCTGTATTCTCATTGTAAAACACTGGTCAGTGCCACTTCTCCTAATATGTAGTGAACAAGGCAGTTATTTTTTGCAGTCTGAAGAAAAATCTCTTGCTGAGATCTGTGGGTGATCATGTCATATTTGTGGTAATAATGTTATGAGTAACAACGGCATGAGAAATTGGTGAATATATCTACATGTTGATCAGGGTAATACTGAGCATGACTAAAAGAAGAACTTGTTAAAAAtgtagaacaaaaataatttaggatAAATGTTATTGCACctcacaattttttaacattcaaatgAACTTCATCAATTCTGAAAACTTTCAGAATCTGTTAACTTTCATAAATTCTTTCAGCTAGACGTCGGTTTGATTCACAGCAAAGGTTCATCAATATCATCTTCCTCATTAAACCTGTGCAGGATGCTCACCTGATTGTAATTCTTGTTCCAGACAATTAGTGTAAGACTTTGTATGATACGTGTCATACAAACAGTTCAAGtaggaaatttttacttttgttgttaatcttttactaaatttttaaaccaaaatttgcTAAAACCAATTCAAATGTTTGATCTGGTAGTGTAATTAGTTTTATTCTGATCTAATCAACAATGTTTGCCCTTATatgacataaattaattaattaatcagtagTTATTTTTAACGTATTGGCCcataaagttttgagaaaatagTGGACTTgtgacagtattattttattttttagcaattatcTCATGTCTGTAAAtagttagtatttaaatattccCATTCATAAACTTACTATCGCagttgattatattattttataatatttttcttgaataggtataaataattgttgaagtaattgatttacaaataacatttttaaattttaaagaagtttttttttgtaagttgacAAGTTATGTGTAATCCACTTAATAAACAATTTCCCATtgcatttatactttaaaaatgtgtatttagttttgctgaaaactatttaaagtttACTTGTCTCAGCCATGTATTATTGATGACACACAATATACCCTCAATCACCACTGTTAAATCATTGTTGCCATAAAAACTAATccaaaaggaataaaatatttactcggTTGTAATTAACATCAGTGgaaggaaaataacaaaaaatatgatttattttatttcctgataCATTACAGCATAGTTAGTTATAAATGGGTACGtttcaaaatgtaaatagatGAATGTATAGGAAGGAGAATATCTACCCTTCAAAATGACCAAATGTATTAATagcttttatacaattttcttatgtatttcaacaaaaaaaaaattattttttgaaatacagtggaaagtagtaatgattttttttaaatttagtgttgGTTATCATTTTGTCTTGCAGTAGTTACATTGGAAAATAACAATTGTGAATCAGTTTTGAAGATAAAACACATTTGTGAGACAGTcacaaaaattcagttatttctgcctattattcctgttttttatttgtaaaataatgtatatattattattttataccatttcATGTTATCAAACTTCATGTTAAAAAGtttctcctttttattattttcatcttcattaagaacatgattcttttttaatactagtGTATTTATTACCAAACTGTATTGTTTACTGTGAATAAAacataatgtgttaaaaatagcATTAGACAGCTATGGGCTGCagctataaataaatcatttctttacaatcatatcttataattataaattatttaacgcatattacatttgaatgaatttttactaATCTCTAAAGTGGATTTCATTTTACTCTACTGGAGGAGAACCACGTTATTTGTCTTATTAGTTATTTGTACATGTTATATATACACTAACTTTGACATATTCCATTCTGagtaacaaaaaatagtaaaaatctgtTAAGGGGTATGGTGTATCGACTATAGATATACGTaacgcaaaaaaaataataaatttgatacaaGGATACTTAGTAGTAATTATTAGTTAGGAAAATGGAGCTCAAGATTTCTGTTTGAACTGTAATGTACTAATAATTGCGTAGCAGAAAATTGAGTTGAAATGTAAcgtaaaatttatcagtttttggtTACAGGACATGAATGGTGAAGCTCTGGCACCGATCCCATTTGGAGGTATATACTTGCCACTAGAGTGTTCAGCATCTGAATGTCATCGCTCTCCTTTATTATTAGCATATGATGGAGGTCATTTCTCAGCACTTGTCGCCATGGAAACACAGGCACCTGGTATTGTATGTTTACAATGTGTCATTTTTGAGATGTAAGTAGCTACCTAAATATTGTTTGGTAGTAGTCTGTTATCTTCctcttttatgattatttttttgtcacaTCAACATCATTAAACTATAAAGTCATTCTAATCTTGTTCTTATATTAATCCAGTGTATtgatttctgtaattaaaatccattttatttcattcttaacttatagcattatttttctttttggtaaaattaaaaatcagtttaattattaaattttatatacagactTATTACCTGATTTCTGATTGCTAGCTCATCTAAACTTTGCTGCATGTGAATGCTTATTTGACTTTCTTAATTTAACAATAGGCTCACTTGACTTGATTACTTTCCTCTATTAAACTACTGGCCACTATGAGCTGCCCTTTTCATATGAGCCTTATTTTTACTCACACTTCTGTATTGTGCAActgataaagaataatttaaagtagAAAGAACAGTGTCTTTTTAATTGTTGTTGGTATGCTGAaaggaatttaatataaaattaatggagatgaataaaagaattaaatttgttaaatatattcctttgaaaaatttgtaaatttagatttgcattttttagaaaaatattgtgcTTGACTTTACTCAGACATCTGAGTCATAGTTTAATTGTTAGTAGAAGAGGAATATCTACAATGAAGAGTCCTTGGACAGAGTTGGTATTCTATTTCTCATTAAAGAAATAGCTATCTTATTGGGTACTAAAGTATATAATCATGACACATGGAGACAAGGTTTTGATGTAATTCTTATGGCCTTATCCAAGGAAAAATAAAGTCATTGattgtttgatttttacttttttctttgttctcaAAATGCCTGTGGAATTAAATAGTGTACctgtttaatcataaaaataaataaaaagttatctaaacAGGAAAgcgtaattaaagaattataacaggcagcataaaactttaaaagaaaaaaatcaaacgtaaagaataaataaataaaaataaaatatgttagggAAGTTGAAAggaattctcaattttatttcatcataattgtaattaattaattgttaaaaacctCCTGCTCTcgtataaacttaaataataaatggtaTATTTAGGAAGGGAGTTCTAGAAACATACAGCTCAAACTGATAAGGTAAGTCAGTCAACTAAAATTTAGGAAAtactaaacttttaaactgaaaaaattatgtaatgtattCATCacttagaatatttgaaaaacacagtgatgtactaataattaattagcatTAATACCATCTGCAGTTTAATTCCTccataaaatagttataaataatacagCATTACAGTAATCAAAGGGAAGTATAATCAGACATAATTGCTATCCTAATAGCAGTAGGAAGTAATCTCATTACCTATTTCAGATGAAGGAATGCAGCAAAAACCCTACAATATAATTGCAGGGGTAcacaaaacaattacaaataactATCACCTGAGAAACTCCCCAGAAAGATGCATCAGTTTCTCAACACCAGTTGACATTTTGATGTTTAGTAATAACATGTATcgtgtgaaaaaataatttgtaagatttaatagtcttcatattgattatttcaatGCATTTTGAGACAGATGTTTTGTCATCAGAAATGTTTAGCATCATAAAGATTATCGGAGTATTAAGATTTAAGTTAATTGTAGTTGTAAAAGTTtactaacttattaataaataataatcacagtATACACATAACTTAAGAACACTCTATGTAACTTACCAAATTTGGTTTTGTTTGGTGTGCACTAATTTAAATGCAGTCAATGAGTATTGATTTTATCGATAGCCTAGGGTGtctaaaacaaacataataataataatctgttggtttagttataataataataataatcttttgggatattaataagtttatttaaagataaaacctttgttttttttGGAGATAACGGGCATTGATTGCattggtcattttgccctataagaatggaaatttgtaacatatgaaaaatgccatgcctgaccaggattcaaacccaggacctccagatgaaaggctgagatgctaccactccactatatatattttaactgtctTCTTGATATGATACCATCTAATGATGAATCATGTTAGAAGAATTAGCATATAAACATGTCtgacagataaattattttattttatttcagcctATCTGTATTTTCATAATGTGTCGATAACCTCTGACTGTGACAGTTGgggacatagaaaaaaaaaatatcctacaaTAATATACTCAGTATTTCATCTAGTTAAACtggaaattattaatctttattcacttgtaattgtttgaaattatcaactttaaaacaatttatgaaggacagaaaattatgatttacttaATGTATTGATTGAGGTTTGTTCTTTAAAGGTTAATATCATTGTAAAGGGAAAGGAAAGATAAAAAAGCACAGATTACAAAGCAGCCAGTCGGAGCAACTGCCTCTGATCACGCCCTGTaacataatttaaacttaaatcgtATAATATTTgaggttttatttgtttaacgtttttatatttctttctacaGTATCATTAGCTTCAGCTATCCCTTTGACTGATTCTAATCATGAGTTGCTGCCAATTCAGTTTAGTATAGATCCAGAAGACCGTGAGGATTTTGGTGGTAAAATGGAATTGAGTTATTCTGAATCAATTGCACTGTTAAAAGAGAACGTGGATGTAGTTCGTATTGAAGAAcaggtaagttatttttttatttgaaattgaaacttttattagAATCATTTCTATTTCTGAAAGTCCATTATTTGGATGCGTAAGACGTAATTGTTTAGAACTTGggaattagttttttattgttatatgagtagtgttttttgtagttatttcaattttcttgtagttattttatatagatatagttATCTTATTTTCTCTTATAGAGTTATTGTAGTCACTTAGTTAATTGTTCTGCAGATCGTACGTTTAAGTTCTGGTTTCATCTGATTTCCTACTGcatgatttaatttcattttgagaGCAGATGctccttaaaaatattaattaatctaattgcTAATGGACATTTTCTGTCCTTTAACCAAATTCACGACTTGGATgataaattttatccttttttccttTGTCATTCTCTTCTTCATCTTCTcacttctgttaaaaaaaatacagaagtgACCTATATTATTCATTACCTAACTATTTGTCATTTTTCGGTTTATTCAGTGGTTTCATTTCTGTCATctcttgtaaaagtaattttcttgtcaCTCCTTTATCATCTAATTTACATGGTCAAATTgtcttattgtattttatttgttagaaaGTCCAAATTGAAACACAGGCAACTTCCCCACCAGATAACATCAAGGACACAAAACTCATATCAAGCATTCCTTAAATATAGCTATGTTAGATCTTTCATCCAGAACCAGTAATAGGGAAAGAGGTGGGTGGAGTAAGGGACTTCTAAAAACGATTCTTTTTTAAGGAAgtcctttctaaaaaaaaaggatggtCCACACTCAGAGGAACTGCAGTACAAGGAAAACTTAGAGATAAGCTCGAGGCTTATCTGGAGCAATTCTTCCCCATCTTCCATTCTTGCCCAAAATATTTCTTggaagattgattttttttttatccttatggGAACAAAGAACATTACTGACCAATGATTTCAGATAACCTGAAATATATGCTGCAACATTCTTCATTTTCATAACTTAGCTtcacttttttccattattgATGTGTCctgctttttaaattatgtttggatcaaaaacatttttttctgaacataGAACAATTAGGCTATTTTCTGGGCTTAATTTCCTCTTTTCAAATATCATCACCCAAAAGGCAATTAATAATGGTTTTCTATGATAGTGAAAAAACACTTCTATATTATACCATTTCACtttaatctgcaaaaaaaaagctatatCTTATGTCCAAGGCATATTTTGGCCTTTACtgaaaaacagctaaaaaaactaattgaaaatctaattataaaaacacaaa belongs to Lycorma delicatula isolate Av1 chromosome 1, ASM4794821v1, whole genome shotgun sequence and includes:
- the LOC142317958 gene encoding OTU domain-containing protein 7B-like encodes the protein MVGGSWLEEGNQEFRAFLEKDLMAISTQVSLEQANRLNWWTGVCQRLWPLSTSGDGNCLHAASLAMWGFHDRLLTLRKALHAFLSSSPRREALWRRWRRQQSLLNAQAGLVYTEVEWRQEWNAIVNMASTEPRLRRLSVASDHSGDVSGGDIYESLEEIHVLALAHVLGRPIIVIADTVLKDMNGEALAPIPFGGIYLPLECSASECHRSPLLLAYDGGHFSALVAMETQAPVSLASAIPLTDSNHELLPIQFSIDPEDREDFGGKMELSYSESIALLKENVDVVRIEEQKHLPGGIPRYGVGKSQFYAEADSESHDRVSQLTPVKPATNQDTTVYLCKSTFYETNQLCQAAGCSFFGNPQTSNYCSKCYRQVLQDQCK